The nucleotide window GGCCGACCACGACGTTGCGCGGCAGGCGGATCCACGTGGTCTTGTCGAACATGGCCCCTCTCGCCGCCGGGTCGCCAAACCGTTTGTCCTCCCGTCACCTCAGAGCGTATCGAGCACCGAGAGCACCCGCTCTTCGGCCTCGCGATCGGGACCGTTCTCGCGGCCGGTGCGATCGCTCGCGCGGTGCTCGTCGACCGTTCGTGCGAGCGCTTCCTGGATCGGTGTCGCCGTCCAGCCGAGCGTCGAGAGCCGGTGGGTGTCGAGTACGTGTGGGTACGAGCGATACAGCGGGAAGTCGTCGAGCGCCAGATCGGCGGCAGCGAGTTCGCGCTCGTTGGCGGTCACGATATCCACCTCGGTGTCGAGCGCGTCGGCCGCGAGCTCGATCCATTCCGAGAGGATCGGCAGTCGGCGATCGCCGACGTTGTACGCCGCGCCGGGGGTGCCCTCCTCGGCGACGATCCGGAGCGCGCGGGCCACGTCCTCGACGAAGACGAGGTGGCGCAGACAGTCGCCGTCGCCGGGCACCAGCACGCGATCGTGGTTGTCGACCCGATCGAGCCAGTAGTCGAACCGTTCGGTGTAGTCGTGCGGGCCGTAGACCACTGGCGGGCGTACGCTCATCGCCGCCGCACCGTCGGCAGCGGCGTCGCTCACGACGCGGTCGATTTCGGCCTTTCGCGGCCCATAGGTCTCCTGTGAGTCGTCGGTCGCCTGCTCGGCGGTGCAGTCGTGGAGGGCGGTCTCGCCCTCGCGTTTGGGGATCTCCTCGCTCCCGTAGGCCGCGCCGCTCGAGATCACGACATACCGGCTGTCGTCGAACAGCTCGATCGCCGTTCGGGCCTCGTCGGGGTGGTAGGCCACGCAGTCGATGACGACGTCGGGATCGCGCTCGGCGGCGCGTTCGAGGTCGGCCCTCTCGGTGCGGTCGCCCTCGACGTGTTCGACGCGCTCGTCGAACGGATCGTCGTGGGTGCCGCGATTGAACACCGTGACTCCGTACCCGCTGTCGAGCAGCTCGGTGACGGTGTGGCGGCCGATGAACCGCGTGCCGCCGATGACGAGTGCGTTCATGCCGGAGCCACTCGTGGCCGGGACAAAAGTCGTCGGGAATCGGCGATGGTGCTCGTTCGTCAGGTCGATGAACGCACGGAACACTGATATTGTCGGACGAAATGTGTCGGGTATGCCCGGCCCGGTGTTTCTCGACGGCGAGCCGATCGCGCTCAGAACGCCCGCGGAGGAGGACGTCGAGTTCCTCCAGCGCAACATGAACGACCCGCGGGTGCGTCGCCCGATCGGATCGGTCGGGCCGATGAGCGAGAGCGACGAGGAGGAATGGATCGAGAACGCCAACGAGGACGGTGTCTCGCTGCTCGTCTGCGTCGATGGCGAGCCGGTCGGCACGATCGGCCTCTCGGACGTGATGGATACCTGGGGCTGTGCGGAGATCGGCTACTGGCTGACGCCCGACGCATGGGGTGAGGGCTACGCGACCGAGGCGACCGCCCTGCTCGTCGAATACGGCTTCGACCAGCGCCGCCGCAACAAGATCGTCGCCCACGCCTTCGACTTCAACGCGGGCTCGCGGCGCGTGCTCGAGAAGGTCGGTTTCGTCGAGGAGGGCGTCTTCAGAAAGGAGGCGTTCGTCGACGGCGAGT belongs to Halococcus qingdaonensis and includes:
- a CDS encoding NAD-dependent epimerase/dehydratase family protein — its product is MNALVIGGTRFIGRHTVTELLDSGYGVTVFNRGTHDDPFDERVEHVEGDRTERADLERAAERDPDVVIDCVAYHPDEARTAIELFDDSRYVVISSGAAYGSEEIPKREGETALHDCTAEQATDDSQETYGPRKAEIDRVVSDAAADGAAAMSVRPPVVYGPHDYTERFDYWLDRVDNHDRVLVPGDGDCLRHLVFVEDVARALRIVAEEGTPGAAYNVGDRRLPILSEWIELAADALDTEVDIVTANERELAAADLALDDFPLYRSYPHVLDTHRLSTLGWTATPIQEALARTVDEHRASDRTGRENGPDREAEERVLSVLDTL
- a CDS encoding GNAT family N-acetyltransferase codes for the protein MPGPVFLDGEPIALRTPAEEDVEFLQRNMNDPRVRRPIGSVGPMSESDEEEWIENANEDGVSLLVCVDGEPVGTIGLSDVMDTWGCAEIGYWLTPDAWGEGYATEATALLVEYGFDQRRRNKIVAHAFDFNAGSRRVLEKVGFVEEGVFRKEAFVDGEFVDVHRYGLLADEYE